In Desulfosporosinus youngiae DSM 17734, the genomic stretch GAAACTCCGGAAACTGAATGATCCCTACTTCCTGGATAAGTTTGCCCTCTTGAGCTACAATTTGGCCATCCTTAAAGACATAAACGGGTTTAATGGTTTTTAAGTCATCCAAGAGCAGGAAGTCGGCATAACGCCCCGGAGTTAAGGCTCCGACAAGATGATCTAAGCGAAAGTGTTTGGCGGTATTAATGGTCGCCATCTTGATTGCCTTGATCGGGTCGAGACCTAAATCGATACTTTTTTGAACGTTGTAACTGATATGTCCTTCGGTGGCGATATCTGTGACATGTTTATCGTCGGTACAGAAAATCAGGTTCTCCGTGGGCAGGTTATGTTCGATGACCCCTTTGATCAGCGCCTCCACATTGCGTTCTGTACTGCCCTCCCGAATCAAGGCCTTAATTCCTAAGCGAAGACGTTCAAAGAGTTCCTCATAAACCACGGATTCGTGGTCATCCGAGAGTCCTGCCGTGGCATAGACATTCAATTTATCCCATGTCAGTCCGATGGCATGACCATTGGCGACCTTGCCCTGGGCCCGGGCACTTAAAACCTTAGCTAAATACTCCTCACGAACCCCTAAGATTTTCGAGGGATCAAGTTCCCCAAGGCTGGCGGAAATAGAGGATTTTAAAAGTTCTTCGACTTCTGCAACTCCTAAGACTCCGCCGGTTGTCTCCAAGCCTGGAGCCGTCGGAACTCTGGAAGGTACTTCAAGATAGATGCGATAAGGCAATTCCGAGATATCACTTAATAAAGCTTCTAAGCCCTTAATCCCTGCAACATTGGCAATTTCCATGGCATCGACGAAGAGAACGGTCGTACCCCAAGGAACAATGACACTGGCCAATGCCTGGGGTGTGAGTAAGGTGGGTTCGATATGAATGTGAGCATCCATAAAACCGGGAACAGCATAGCGGCCCCCTGCATCAAAGACATGTTCGGCTTTAACCTTCCAAGAGGGATTAATAGCAACGATGCGCCCGTTTTTGATCACCATTTCTCCGGGGTAGACGGTATCCGTAAAAACATCTAATATTTGCAGATTGGTAATATGCAGATCTGCCGTTTCTTCCCCTAAGGCAACTCTGAGTTCCTGAGCTAATGTCAAAACCGTTTCTTTCATAGTTACACTCAAACCTTTCTCCTTAAAACAGTAAATTCTAAAATTCCAGGTGCATAATATTCCTTGGACCATAGAACCGGCCGCTGTTGAATGTCATACCCCACCTCATCCAGGTACAGGATGGGACTTCCTTCAGGAACTCCCAAAGCGGCTGCCAGATTCTGATCGGCTAAGCAAGGCTCTATCTTCGTGAGATCCATTTCGACTGAACAATGGCAGAAACGCTCCAGGAACTGGAAAATGGGCGGCTCTAAATCACTGGTCTGATAGGTTGGGTCCATCACCAATTTCTGAGGTATATGGTCAACACAGAGGATGGCCGGCTTCTGATCGGCAAGAATGAGCCGTTCAACAACGATTAGTCCGTCCCCCTCATTAACCCCAAGATGCTTCGCGGCGATTGGACCGGCCTTACTCATACTGGGTTTTACATAAGCAATCTTTGGAATATATCCCACATCGGCAATTTCTTCGAGAAACTCCTTCTCCAAATCGAGTCGCGAAGCAACTTGAAGAACATGGTTATTGATGATCGTCCCGATTCCCCTGCGCCGGGTTATAAAACCCTGACCTTCTAAGGCGGCAAGCACATCACGGACAACGCTTCGACTAACCCCTAGTTTTTGGGCAAGAAGCTCTTCCGAAGGCAGCCTCCCCGTCTTTTCAAACGCACCGTCACGCAGCATGGCAATCATGACTTTACGGGCTTTATCGGACAGCTCTTCGTTATCTATCTTAGGAATCTGTGGCATAATGCACCTCTTAACTGTTAGAATTTTTCTGATCACCTGCTAAAGTAAACTTAGCTGGCACCCGAAGACACTGTCTTCGCACGAATTGACTTTCTTGCAGGATGCGGCGAAGCTGCCCGACCCGAGCGACTCCATTTTCATCCTCTGCTGATGCCGCAAAGCGGCATGTGGTCTGATCGTATAAAATAGCCTCATTAAATGACAACCGATAAGTAATAAGTCATAAGTCATACTTATTTTTAAGTAAAGTTAAACCCAGGCATCAAATCATAACTCAAAAAAATGAGTGAAATTTGACCGCCTGGGTTCTCTCCTGTCGGTGTACTTTTCGCTCATAGTCAAACAATTTACGGTTGTTTGGTAGAAACTTGCGGACCCTATCTCCGCTATTATATGAACTCTCATGGATATTAACTTGTTTAAAGTTTAACAAAGACATGCGGGTTGGTCAACTAGTAAATCGAACATTTTTTGCTCTCAGATGGGAAACTTTAACTGATTGGTGTCCCAAACCATTAACCAACCCCATCAGTTGTCGGCGGATTGTAATCAAAACTGCCGTCATAACCATTGGGGAAATATACATAGGCTGCCATATCCTTATCTTCACCGGTTAAGCGAACTGCGCATGCAGATCCATCCGATAATTCACATACAACCGAGACGCCGCCTGCCGGGGTTGCCGATACCACTTTACTGCCGGTTATTGAAACATTCTCAGCCATTAATTTGGCTATGGCTTCCTCAGCCTTATTCTTCCATTCCGGATCGCCGAGGTTTTTGTCGTTATTATTATTCTCTGTGAAATTACGGTCATAAGAACTTAGATTAAGTATGGTTCCGTTCACAGAGTCCACGCCGGCAAGATATGATTTAACATCCTTGCGATCCTTATTCTGCATTTCTTCGGGTGAGCGAAAGATGACGGTCCAATTATCGGAGTTTGGAACGGAGCTTCTTGAAAAGCTTGCTTCAGCAGTGTACCCTTGGAAATCGACTCCATAA encodes the following:
- the ade gene encoding adenine deaminase produces the protein MSVTMKETVLTLAQELRVALGEETADLHITNLQILDVFTDTVYPGEMVIKNGRIVAINPSWKVKAEHVFDAGGRYAVPGFMDAHIHIEPTLLTPQALASVIVPWGTTVLFVDAMEIANVAGIKGLEALLSDISELPYRIYLEVPSRVPTAPGLETTGGVLGVAEVEELLKSSISASLGELDPSKILGVREEYLAKVLSARAQGKVANGHAIGLTWDKLNVYATAGLSDDHESVVYEELFERLRLGIKALIREGSTERNVEALIKGVIEHNLPTENLIFCTDDKHVTDIATEGHISYNVQKSIDLGLDPIKAIKMATINTAKHFRLDHLVGALTPGRYADFLLLDDLKTIKPVYVFKDGQIVAQEGKLIQEVGIIQFPEFLNETVKLAPGFKPADFAVAAGGDSAKVNVINLYPDQIINYGTQEWLKIEAGQVQPDPAQDILKLAVVERYGQNGQVGVGFVRGFKLKSGALASSVSHDHHNIVLVGTNDQDMYLAAQEIAKYQGGFAAVQDGQVLGVLPLPIGGLMSPLPANEVMEQLLQINEVARSLGCDLPAPFMTLSFISLPTVPELGLTDHGLIDVLEHRVIKTVLETRFER
- a CDS encoding GntR family transcriptional regulator yields the protein MPQIPKIDNEELSDKARKVMIAMLRDGAFEKTGRLPSEELLAQKLGVSRSVVRDVLAALEGQGFITRRRGIGTIINNHVLQVASRLDLEKEFLEEIADVGYIPKIAYVKPSMSKAGPIAAKHLGVNEGDGLIVVERLILADQKPAILCVDHIPQKLVMDPTYQTSDLEPPIFQFLERFCHCSVEMDLTKIEPCLADQNLAAALGVPEGSPILYLDEVGYDIQQRPVLWSKEYYAPGILEFTVLRRKV